A single Nocardioides bizhenqiangii DNA region contains:
- a CDS encoding penicillin acylase family protein, with translation MRRVTLTVAALLVAPLLATTPADAGPSPQPADQAQQAAPAYDATVRITRHGIPHIVADDWASLGYGSGYATAASSICNLADTLLTARGERSKYLGPDARYDDQVTLDATNLEVDAFVTDLHNRHVVEDLLASPAGPTSRAKQMVRGYVAGINRWIRDNTITDPACAGDAWITPTATPLDLWYGVYMANLLASSGVFLKEIVGADPATLDDPGLPDLGLPATNAEARDYAKTVDRDALLAALGQDSDFGSNATAIGGDDSSTGRGLLLGNPHFPWAGRYKFAQQHLTIPGEYDVAGGSLIGSPVVNIGWNKDVAWSHTVSTAYRFTPYEYVTPVPGTTYLTANGLLKTAEHRTVEVEVLQDDGTLETVEEDLYRVPQGYVIDAPAMFMGWLPTSFWAIRDANAEHLRTIDTFLSMGEATSVRDLIARQDAGGGMPWVNTTAADRHGDVVYADHSVVPHVTDAMARRCMTPIGLLLDQVAGLPGLNGALAGGLCKWGTDADAQRPGILGPDKLPEAFSRDWVMNANDSYWTPNDTVRLEGHPSIIGCERCVRTMRTRMVMQYVIDRLEVGKETPFTLRSHQHDNRVRAAEVMRDGGRLDQVCDATGETEACAVLKAWDGHSDATSVGTHIFEAFVRRAPTGNALWTVPFDPNDPVNTPRGLKTTKAVVDAMAAAIQYVRDDGVPFDAPWGTLQVAGDRGAPPLPLGGGDGDLAGNANALGSRDPFANVDRYKPITYGSSHIQAVSFLADGTVQPRTILTYSQYEDPASPWSSDQTRLFSQERWVSFAWTPDQIQQQLVDTIDLTGP, from the coding sequence GTGAGACGCGTCACGCTGACTGTTGCTGCCCTGCTCGTTGCGCCGCTGCTGGCGACCACGCCTGCCGACGCCGGCCCGTCGCCGCAACCGGCCGACCAGGCGCAGCAGGCCGCGCCGGCGTACGACGCGACCGTCCGGATCACGCGGCACGGCATCCCGCACATCGTGGCCGACGACTGGGCGTCGCTCGGCTACGGCAGCGGCTACGCGACGGCCGCGTCGTCGATCTGCAACCTGGCCGACACCCTGTTGACCGCGCGGGGCGAGCGCTCGAAGTACCTCGGGCCGGACGCGCGGTACGACGACCAGGTCACCCTCGACGCGACCAACCTCGAGGTCGACGCGTTCGTGACCGACCTGCACAACCGCCACGTCGTGGAGGACCTGCTCGCGTCGCCGGCCGGACCGACGTCGCGGGCGAAGCAGATGGTGCGCGGCTACGTGGCCGGCATCAACCGGTGGATCCGCGACAACACGATCACCGACCCGGCCTGCGCGGGTGACGCGTGGATCACGCCGACGGCGACGCCGCTCGACCTCTGGTACGGCGTCTACATGGCCAACCTGCTGGCGTCCTCGGGTGTGTTCCTCAAGGAGATCGTCGGCGCCGACCCGGCGACCCTCGACGACCCCGGCCTGCCGGACCTCGGGCTGCCGGCGACCAACGCGGAGGCGCGCGACTACGCCAAGACCGTGGACCGGGACGCGCTGCTGGCCGCGCTCGGCCAGGACAGCGACTTCGGGTCCAACGCGACCGCCATCGGCGGCGACGACAGCTCCACCGGCCGCGGCCTCCTCCTTGGCAACCCGCACTTCCCGTGGGCCGGGCGCTACAAGTTCGCCCAGCAGCACCTCACCATCCCCGGTGAGTACGACGTCGCCGGCGGCTCCCTGATCGGCTCGCCCGTCGTGAACATCGGCTGGAACAAGGACGTCGCGTGGAGCCACACCGTCTCCACGGCGTATCGCTTCACGCCGTACGAGTACGTCACGCCGGTGCCGGGCACGACGTACCTCACGGCCAACGGGCTGCTCAAGACGGCCGAGCACCGGACGGTCGAGGTCGAGGTGCTCCAGGACGACGGCACCCTCGAGACGGTCGAGGAGGACCTCTACCGGGTGCCGCAGGGCTACGTCATCGACGCCCCGGCGATGTTCATGGGCTGGCTGCCGACGAGCTTCTGGGCGATCCGCGACGCCAACGCCGAGCACCTGCGGACGATCGACACCTTCCTGTCGATGGGGGAGGCGACCAGCGTCCGCGACCTGATCGCGAGGCAGGACGCCGGCGGCGGCATGCCCTGGGTCAACACGACCGCGGCCGACCGGCACGGCGACGTGGTGTACGCCGACCACAGCGTCGTGCCGCACGTGACCGACGCGATGGCACGGCGCTGCATGACGCCGATCGGGTTGCTCCTCGACCAGGTCGCCGGTCTACCCGGCCTCAACGGCGCTCTCGCCGGCGGGCTGTGCAAGTGGGGGACCGACGCGGATGCTCAGCGGCCGGGCATCCTCGGCCCCGACAAGCTGCCCGAGGCGTTCAGCCGCGACTGGGTGATGAACGCCAACGACTCCTACTGGACGCCCAACGACACGGTCCGGCTCGAGGGCCACCCGTCGATCATCGGCTGTGAGCGGTGCGTGCGGACGATGCGGACCCGGATGGTGATGCAGTACGTCATCGACCGGCTCGAGGTCGGCAAGGAGACGCCGTTCACCCTCCGCTCGCACCAGCACGACAACCGGGTGCGGGCGGCAGAGGTGATGCGCGACGGCGGCAGGCTCGACCAGGTGTGCGACGCCACCGGCGAGACCGAGGCGTGCGCCGTGCTGAAGGCCTGGGACGGCCACTCGGACGCGACCTCCGTGGGCACGCACATCTTCGAAGCCTTCGTGCGGCGCGCGCCCACCGGCAACGCGCTGTGGACGGTGCCGTTCGACCCGAACGACCCGGTCAACACCCCGCGCGGGCTCAAGACGACGAAGGCGGTCGTCGACGCGATGGCGGCTGCGATCCAGTACGTGCGGGACGACGGCGTCCCCTTCGACGCCCCGTGGGGGACGTTGCAGGTCGCCGGCGACCGAGGCGCCCCGCCCCTCCCGCTCGGAGGCGGCGACGGTGACCTGGCCGGCAACGCCAATGCGCTCGGCTCGCGTGACCCGTTCGCCAACGTCGACCGGTACAAGCCGATCACCTACGGCTCGTCCCACATCCAGGCGGTCTCGTTCCTGGCTGACGGGACGGTCCAGCCGCGGACCATCCTCACCTACAGCCAGTACGAGGACCCGGCGTCGCCCTGGTCGTCGGACCAGACCCGGCTCTTCTCGCAAGAGAGGTGGGTGTCCTTCGCCTGGACGCCCGATCAGATCCAGCAGCAGCTGGTGGACACGATCGATCTGACCGGGCCGTAG
- the bcp gene encoding thioredoxin-dependent thiol peroxidase, whose protein sequence is MPEDQRLAVGDAAPDFTLAADTGGEVNLYDLLEEGRKVIVYFYPAAMTPGCTTQACDFTDSLDALQGAGYTVLGISKDSPSKLAKFRERDGLTLTLLSDPELAVHHAYGTFGEKKLYGKIVEGVIRSTFVVGPEGKIEVAQYNVKATGHVAKLRRELSVA, encoded by the coding sequence GTGCCCGAAGACCAGCGTCTCGCCGTCGGCGACGCCGCCCCCGACTTCACCCTCGCCGCCGACACCGGGGGCGAGGTGAACCTCTACGACCTGCTCGAGGAAGGGCGCAAGGTCATCGTCTACTTCTACCCGGCCGCGATGACTCCGGGCTGCACGACGCAGGCCTGCGACTTCACCGACTCGCTCGACGCGCTGCAGGGCGCGGGCTACACCGTGCTCGGCATCTCCAAGGACAGCCCGTCGAAGCTGGCGAAGTTCCGGGAGCGCGACGGGCTCACCCTCACTCTGCTCTCGGACCCCGAACTCGCCGTCCACCACGCGTACGGCACCTTTGGCGAGAAGAAGCTCTACGGCAAGATCGTCGAAGGCGTGATCCGGTCGACGTTCGTGGTGGGTCCTGAGGGCAAGATTGAGGTCGCGCAGTACAACGTGAAGGCGACGGGCCACGTCGCGAAGCTGCGCAGGGAGCTGAGCGTCGCCTGA
- a CDS encoding DUF3618 domain-containing protein translates to MSQQPSDIEREIEEARERLAGTIDQLLYRSSPKTIISREIAQVKAHYVDAETGQPRTDNILKTAGAVAGVIAVFVVIRKIVR, encoded by the coding sequence GTGAGCCAGCAGCCGTCTGACATCGAGCGTGAGATCGAGGAGGCGCGGGAGCGCCTCGCCGGCACCATCGACCAGCTCCTGTACCGCTCGAGCCCCAAGACGATCATCAGTCGTGAGATCGCCCAGGTGAAGGCGCACTACGTCGACGCCGAGACGGGCCAGCCGCGCACCGACAACATCCTCAAGACCGCGGGCGCGGTCGCGGGCGTGATCGCGGTGTTCGTCGTCATCCGCAAGATCGTCCGATGA
- a CDS encoding Nickel transporter NicT produces the protein MPHHHITPRPSTVHPAGGRAGDRRALIGLVAAVVGLNVLGWGVLLLAVAPQQLSLGDSRVFGVGVGLTAFLLGARHAFDADHIAIIDNTTRKLVGEGTRSLGTGFWFALGHSSVVFGLSLLLALGVRALADPVQDDGSTLQQSLGLVGSLAAGTFLILIGLMNISALVGIAHVYRHLKAGTFDEDQLHHHLHNRGFFARLFKGAISRVTKPWHLYPVGLLMGLGFDTATQVALLVLAGGTAAYALPWYAVLVLPILFTAGMTLFDTLDGLFMTRAYRWAVLDPARKLFYNFSVTALSVAIALSIGGIVLLQLIAEEFDPASLRWVAGLDLNYVGFLLVAVFVVAWVASVGAFQVLGRRRAAAAGVGIDSLPR, from the coding sequence GTGCCCCACCATCACATCACCCCGCGACCCTCGACGGTGCACCCGGCTGGCGGCAGAGCAGGCGATCGTCGCGCGCTGATCGGCCTCGTGGCGGCCGTGGTCGGGCTCAACGTCCTCGGCTGGGGTGTGCTGCTGCTCGCGGTCGCGCCGCAGCAGCTCAGCCTGGGCGACTCACGGGTCTTCGGCGTCGGCGTAGGACTGACCGCGTTCCTCCTCGGGGCCCGCCACGCGTTCGACGCCGACCACATCGCGATCATCGACAACACCACGCGCAAGCTCGTCGGCGAGGGCACCCGGTCGCTCGGCACCGGCTTCTGGTTCGCGCTCGGGCACTCGAGCGTGGTCTTCGGGCTGTCGCTGCTGCTCGCCCTCGGCGTACGGGCGCTCGCCGACCCCGTCCAGGACGACGGCTCGACCCTGCAGCAGTCCCTCGGCCTGGTCGGGTCGCTGGCGGCCGGCACCTTCCTCATCCTGATCGGGTTGATGAACATCAGCGCGCTCGTGGGCATCGCGCACGTCTACCGCCACCTCAAGGCGGGCACGTTCGACGAGGACCAGCTGCACCACCACCTCCACAACCGCGGGTTCTTCGCGCGGTTGTTCAAGGGCGCCATCTCCCGCGTGACCAAGCCGTGGCACCTCTACCCGGTGGGCCTGTTGATGGGGCTGGGCTTCGACACGGCCACCCAGGTGGCGCTGCTCGTGCTCGCCGGCGGCACCGCCGCCTACGCGCTGCCCTGGTACGCCGTGCTCGTCCTGCCGATCCTCTTCACCGCTGGGATGACGCTCTTCGACACCCTCGACGGCCTGTTCATGACCCGGGCCTACCGCTGGGCGGTGCTCGACCCCGCCCGCAAGCTCTTCTACAACTTCAGCGTCACTGCCCTCTCCGTCGCGATCGCCCTGTCGATCGGCGGGATCGTGCTCCTCCAGCTGATCGCCGAGGAGTTCGACCCCGCGTCGTTGCGCTGGGTCGCCGGACTCGACCTCAACTACGTCGGATTCCTGCTGGTCGCGGTGTTCGTCGTGGCATGGGTGGCGAGCGTCGGCGCCTTCCAGGTCCTCGGTAGGCGGCGGGCCGCGGCCGCCGGCGTCGGGATTGATAGCCTGCCCCGGTGA
- the rdgB gene encoding RdgB/HAM1 family non-canonical purine NTP pyrophosphatase has product MTEPVEILVASRNAKKLEEMQRILRDHLDQVEVLGLDDVAPYDEPVEDQPTFEGNALLKARAGVASSGLPTLADDSGLCVDALNGMPGVLSARWSGPPKSDERNNNLLLAQLADVPDERRTAYFTCAVALVLPDGTVRVVQDRMDGRITREVRGSGGFGYDVLFEADDRPGVTTAELDPADKDAISHRGKALRQIAPIVGDLLR; this is encoded by the coding sequence GTGACCGAGCCTGTCGAGATCCTCGTCGCGTCCCGCAACGCGAAGAAGCTGGAGGAGATGCAGCGGATCCTCCGCGACCACCTCGACCAGGTCGAGGTTCTCGGCCTCGACGACGTGGCACCGTACGACGAGCCCGTCGAGGACCAGCCCACGTTCGAGGGCAACGCACTGCTCAAGGCCCGGGCGGGCGTCGCCAGCTCGGGACTGCCGACGCTGGCGGACGATTCCGGCCTCTGCGTCGACGCGCTCAACGGGATGCCCGGTGTGCTGTCCGCGCGTTGGAGCGGCCCTCCCAAGTCGGATGAGCGGAACAACAATCTGCTGCTCGCGCAGCTCGCGGACGTGCCCGACGAGCGGCGCACGGCGTACTTCACCTGCGCCGTCGCGCTGGTGCTGCCCGACGGCACCGTCCGGGTCGTCCAGGACCGGATGGACGGCCGGATCACCCGCGAGGTGCGGGGGAGCGGCGGGTTCGGCTACGACGTGCTGTTCGAGGCCGACGACCGGCCGGGTGTCACGACGGCCGAGCTGGATCCTGCCGACAAGGACGCGATCTCCCACCGCGGCAAGGCATTGCGGCAGATCGCGCCGATCGTCGGCGACCTGCTGCGCTGA
- the rph gene encoding ribonuclease PH, with protein sequence MTREDGRADDELRSIKITRDWLDHPAGSVLIEFGRTRVLCAASASDGVPRWRKGSGLGWVTAEYAMLPASTNTRSDRESVKGRIGGRTHEISRLIGRSLRAVIDYQALGEKTIQLDCDVLQADGGTRTAAITGAYVALADACAHLGVNKALTDSVAAVSVGIIDGVPRLDLPYVEDVRAETDMNVVMTGSGSFVEVQGTAEGAAFSRAELDALLGLAEKGCADLTRLQLEALGAAR encoded by the coding sequence GTGACCCGTGAGGACGGTCGCGCCGACGACGAGCTGCGGTCCATCAAGATCACCCGCGACTGGCTGGACCACCCGGCCGGGTCGGTGCTGATCGAGTTCGGCAGGACCCGGGTCCTGTGCGCGGCGTCGGCCTCGGACGGGGTTCCGCGGTGGCGCAAGGGCAGCGGCCTGGGCTGGGTCACGGCGGAGTACGCCATGCTCCCGGCCTCCACCAACACCCGATCCGACCGTGAGTCGGTCAAGGGCCGGATCGGCGGCCGCACCCACGAGATCAGCCGGCTGATCGGCCGCTCGCTGCGCGCCGTGATCGACTACCAGGCGCTCGGCGAGAAGACGATCCAGCTCGACTGCGACGTGCTCCAGGCCGACGGCGGCACCCGCACCGCGGCGATCACGGGGGCGTACGTCGCTCTCGCCGACGCCTGCGCCCACCTCGGCGTCAACAAGGCGCTCACCGACTCGGTGGCGGCCGTGAGTGTCGGCATCATCGACGGCGTCCCGCGGCTCGACCTGCCCTACGTCGAGGACGTCCGCGCCGAGACCGACATGAACGTGGTCATGACCGGTTCCGGCTCGTTTGTCGAGGTGCAGGGCACCGCCGAGGGCGCGGCGTTCTCCCGCGCGGAGCTCGATGCGCTGCTCGGGCTTGCCGAGAAGGGGTGTGCCGACCTCACCCGCCTGCAGCTGGAGGCGCTCGGAGCAGCTCGGTGA
- a CDS encoding helix-turn-helix transcriptional regulator, translated as MAGKDTPRYAARFGRLPAVFEMLLAHPDGVPLATLADEVEIPAEELREDLLAFYTADPLENDRMLGLWRPPVLEFLGPDGDGDIDPRDAEVVRAVNDRPTEELGVEYVDASELALVHTAAVALHDVEPDEDLAAAIDVLTETMVGTPGGQPELPAWNEPLRPLQEAQRHRRAVKIVYSRTWQHGVSTRVIHPYRLVQTRRGWEVDAGPPDSAGQLRTYLLSGIRDVENLEQTFELPEGLPTMLDAQRATTPVRMVLPHGSRWAADMYAETVTVLRADEDDAEVQLALLPPLADRVGMLLLAAGSGAFVIDPPDLANAGAVLAEELLVHHGTRPILEA; from the coding sequence GTGGCGGGCAAGGACACCCCCCGGTACGCCGCCCGGTTCGGACGCCTGCCGGCGGTGTTCGAGATGCTGCTCGCCCATCCCGACGGGGTGCCGCTGGCCACGCTGGCCGACGAGGTCGAGATCCCCGCGGAGGAGCTGCGCGAGGACCTGCTGGCGTTCTACACCGCCGACCCGCTCGAGAACGACCGGATGCTCGGGCTGTGGCGGCCGCCCGTCCTCGAGTTCCTGGGTCCCGACGGCGACGGCGACATCGACCCCCGCGACGCGGAGGTCGTCCGCGCCGTCAACGACCGTCCGACCGAGGAGCTCGGCGTCGAGTACGTCGACGCCTCCGAGCTCGCGCTGGTCCACACCGCGGCGGTCGCGCTGCACGACGTCGAGCCCGACGAGGACCTGGCCGCCGCGATCGACGTCCTCACCGAGACCATGGTCGGCACTCCGGGCGGGCAGCCCGAGCTGCCGGCCTGGAACGAGCCGCTGCGCCCCCTCCAGGAGGCCCAGCGCCACCGGCGTGCCGTCAAGATCGTCTACTCCCGCACCTGGCAGCACGGCGTCTCGACCCGGGTGATCCACCCCTACCGCCTGGTGCAGACGCGGCGGGGGTGGGAGGTCGACGCCGGCCCGCCCGACTCGGCCGGCCAGCTGCGGACCTACCTGCTGTCGGGCATCCGCGACGTGGAGAACCTCGAGCAGACCTTCGAGCTGCCGGAGGGACTGCCCACCATGCTCGACGCGCAGCGCGCCACGACCCCGGTGCGGATGGTGCTGCCGCACGGGTCCCGCTGGGCCGCGGACATGTACGCCGAGACCGTCACCGTCCTGCGCGCGGACGAGGACGACGCCGAGGTCCAGCTCGCCCTGCTGCCGCCGCTGGCCGATCGAGTGGGGATGCTGCTGCTCGCCGCCGGATCGGGCGCGTTCGTCATCGACCCGCCGGACCTCGCGAACGCCGGCGCGGTGCTGGCCGAGGAGCTGCTGGTGCACCACGGGACCCGGCCTATTCTCGAGGCATGA
- a CDS encoding SGNH/GDSL hydrolase family protein, with translation MTSQRGTRYLRYAALGDSTTVGIGDPVPGIDGRQANRQRGEWRGWARLLAESLATSYDVSFCNVAISGATTATVREAQLADALAHRPQLASLIVGVNDTMRSTWDAERVRDDLLTMASRLDAVGATLMTVRFHDHGAVIGLPKWLGRSMAARIDHVNAVYDEIHTRWGGIQVDLCELAALHQRECWSIDRFHPSEIGHRALARAMATRLNQQGYDFPLPSPSPAGGLPASWKRDLGWMVAEGAPWMGRRAKDLAPWVARRAWAEVRGAPVG, from the coding sequence GTGACCAGCCAGCGCGGCACCCGGTACCTCCGGTACGCCGCCCTCGGTGACAGCACGACCGTCGGCATCGGCGATCCGGTCCCGGGCATCGACGGGCGCCAGGCCAACCGGCAGCGCGGCGAGTGGCGCGGTTGGGCGAGACTGCTCGCCGAGTCGCTGGCCACGTCGTACGACGTCAGCTTCTGCAACGTCGCGATCTCCGGCGCGACCACCGCGACCGTCCGGGAGGCACAGCTCGCCGACGCGCTCGCGCACCGGCCCCAGCTCGCATCGCTGATCGTCGGAGTCAACGACACCATGCGCTCGACGTGGGACGCAGAGCGGGTGCGCGACGACCTGCTGACGATGGCGTCGCGGCTCGACGCGGTCGGCGCCACGCTGATGACGGTGCGCTTCCACGATCACGGCGCGGTGATCGGGCTGCCGAAGTGGCTCGGCCGCTCGATGGCCGCGCGGATCGACCACGTCAACGCGGTCTACGACGAGATCCACACCCGGTGGGGAGGGATCCAGGTCGACCTGTGCGAGCTCGCCGCGCTGCACCAGAGGGAGTGCTGGTCGATCGACCGCTTCCATCCGTCCGAGATCGGGCACCGTGCGCTTGCCCGGGCCATGGCGACGCGGCTCAACCAGCAGGGCTATGACTTCCCGCTGCCGAGCCCCTCGCCGGCCGGCGGTCTGCCGGCCAGCTGGAAGCGGGACCTGGGCTGGATGGTGGCCGAGGGCGCGCCCTGGATGGGCCGCCGGGCCAAGGACCTCGCTCCCTGGGTCGCGCGGCGGGCATGGGCCGAGGTGAGGGGCGCCCCGGTCGGCTGA
- a CDS encoding GroES family chaperonin has translation MTQGSDKTPIKMLHDRILCESDTEAGERRSSGGIVIPATAAMGARRLAWSKVVAVGPHARSVEAGDKVLYDPEDKAEIEVSGELYVVMRERDVHAVAAGRLADEATGLYL, from the coding sequence ATGACCCAAGGGTCCGACAAGACCCCGATCAAGATGCTCCACGACCGCATCCTGTGCGAGTCGGACACCGAGGCGGGGGAACGACGCTCGTCGGGCGGGATCGTCATCCCGGCCACCGCAGCCATGGGTGCCCGTCGGCTGGCCTGGTCGAAGGTCGTCGCCGTGGGGCCGCACGCCCGCTCGGTCGAGGCCGGCGACAAGGTGCTCTACGACCCGGAGGACAAGGCCGAGATCGAGGTGTCCGGCGAGCTGTACGTCGTGATGCGCGAGCGGGACGTGCACGCGGTCGCCGCCGGCCGGCTCGCCGACGAGGCCACCGGGCTGTACTTGTAG
- a CDS encoding limonene-1,2-epoxide hydrolase family protein — translation MTAPSHYVTADPATTVQAFFAALEDRSVKQALALADDKIVWRNSSLPTVRGKLVGRILRGLDRDWMGVRADFHHVAASGNVVLTERTDYLRLGPLEIDFWVCGTFQLENDRIVLWHDHFSWGNVLGGVVRGVLRMGRGR, via the coding sequence ATGACCGCTCCGTCCCATTACGTCACCGCCGATCCCGCCACGACCGTGCAGGCGTTCTTCGCTGCGCTCGAGGACCGCTCGGTGAAGCAGGCACTGGCGCTGGCCGACGACAAGATCGTCTGGCGCAACAGCTCGCTGCCGACGGTGCGCGGCAAGCTGGTGGGCCGGATCCTGCGCGGTCTCGATCGCGACTGGATGGGCGTCCGGGCCGACTTCCACCACGTGGCCGCCTCCGGCAACGTGGTGCTGACCGAGCGCACCGACTACCTGCGCCTCGGACCGCTGGAGATCGACTTCTGGGTGTGCGGCACCTTCCAGCTCGAGAACGACCGGATCGTGCTCTGGCACGACCACTTCAGCTGGGGCAACGTCCTCGGCGGGGTGGTTCGCGGCGTGCTGCGGATGGGCCGCGGTCGCTGA
- a CDS encoding HNH endonuclease signature motif containing protein, whose translation MVRRKHTKEMLEPLVAEATSVAGVLRMLGLRPNGGAHAHISRTIKAFGIDTSHFQRYNPVSVPPRLTPEQILVRREPGRQREKPHMLKRALIESGVPYQCVMCGNTGTWRGLPLTLEVDHIDGDFYNNEAANLRFLCPNCHRLTPNFAGRGKGRFSHEGRAGNREKPSA comes from the coding sequence GTGGTCCGGAGGAAGCACACGAAGGAGATGCTGGAACCGCTCGTCGCAGAGGCGACTTCGGTTGCTGGCGTCCTTCGAATGCTTGGACTCCGACCGAACGGAGGCGCACATGCGCACATCAGCCGCACCATCAAGGCATTCGGGATCGACACCTCTCATTTCCAGCGGTACAACCCAGTGTCGGTGCCACCGCGCCTGACTCCCGAGCAGATTCTGGTCAGGCGAGAACCGGGCCGACAGCGCGAGAAGCCGCACATGCTCAAACGCGCGCTCATTGAGTCGGGCGTTCCCTATCAATGCGTCATGTGCGGCAACACCGGAACCTGGCGCGGACTGCCGTTAACACTCGAGGTTGATCACATCGACGGGGACTTCTACAACAACGAGGCCGCGAACCTGCGATTCCTGTGCCCCAACTGCCACCGCTTGACGCCGAACTTCGCGGGGCGAGGCAAGGGCAGATTCTCCCACGAGGGCCGGGCAGGGAACCGCGAGAAGCCATCGGCCTAG
- a CDS encoding helix-turn-helix transcriptional regulator, translated as MERLVRIAATLRERGTVGETGERLAEIAGFEGERPMDQLKRDIRSLTDQGWQIDNIAGPGEPARYRMRTVDNRLRVRLTPPQQRALQRAVLLADRNDLIDRLGLGDSVDPGGSPHEAGVVAGVPTTGHDALLATVLQAVRMGSLLRFTYKGTPRVVHPESVRSQNGTWYLRGQEEGSDGPSGDDAPVKAFVVARMSDVAADPPRSARPVRAARHRGLHPMSWEIDPPVEVTLQTTTEHQPDVRRWLGDPAAEETDPSTGSGTPGQVTMRYVVTHRAALRARLYELGRRVVLVGPEDVRSELLAELYELKGGD; from the coding sequence ATGGAGCGGTTGGTCCGGATCGCGGCGACCCTCCGCGAGCGCGGCACGGTCGGCGAGACCGGTGAGCGGCTCGCCGAGATCGCCGGGTTCGAGGGTGAGCGTCCGATGGACCAGCTCAAGCGCGACATCCGCTCCCTGACCGACCAGGGCTGGCAGATCGACAACATCGCCGGGCCGGGCGAGCCCGCCCGCTACCGGATGCGCACCGTCGACAACCGGCTCCGGGTCCGGCTGACTCCGCCCCAGCAGCGGGCGCTCCAGCGCGCCGTGCTCCTTGCCGACCGCAACGACCTGATCGACCGTCTCGGACTGGGCGACTCCGTCGACCCTGGGGGCTCGCCCCACGAAGCCGGCGTCGTGGCCGGTGTCCCCACCACCGGCCACGACGCCCTCCTCGCCACCGTGCTCCAGGCGGTGCGGATGGGAAGCCTGCTGCGATTCACCTACAAGGGCACGCCACGGGTGGTGCACCCGGAGTCGGTGCGGTCCCAGAACGGCACCTGGTACCTCCGCGGGCAGGAGGAAGGCAGTGACGGCCCCTCTGGCGACGACGCGCCGGTCAAGGCTTTCGTCGTCGCGCGGATGAGCGACGTGGCCGCCGACCCGCCGCGGTCCGCCCGGCCGGTCCGCGCTGCCCGCCACCGCGGCCTGCACCCGATGAGCTGGGAGATCGACCCGCCCGTCGAGGTGACGCTGCAGACGACGACCGAGCACCAGCCCGACGTACGACGCTGGCTCGGTGACCCGGCCGCCGAGGAGACCGACCCTTCGACAGGCTCGGGGACCCCGGGGCAGGTGACGATGCGCTACGTCGTCACGCACCGGGCGGCGCTCCGCGCGCGGCTCTACGAGCTCGGCCGGCGGGTCGTCCTCGTCGGGCCGGAGGACGTACGGAGCGAGCTGCTCGCCGAGCTGTACGAGCTGAAGGGAGGCGACTGA